A region of the Candidatus Moraniibacteriota bacterium genome:
ACAGACTTAATCCAGACAGATGAAAAGTGTCAAAGCGATCTTTCATTTATCTTAGATCATCTTCCTAGTGGAGATAAAATTATATTTTCTGATCGTGATTCTAATGAAAAACTTGAAATACTCACGGAAGAAATAGAAAGAGTAGATACTAAATGGATTTTTATTAGTTCACTTAATGGAAATCAAGAAGAAAGTTGGGAAAATAAAATTGATAAGATATTGAAAATAGCTAAAGAAAATGATCTGAAGCTAGCTTTTAATCCGGGACAGAAAAATATTAAAAAAGATCCGCAAAAAGTTGTTGCAGCAGCTGGACAATCCCAGATCCTTATTGTCAATAAAGATGAAGCAATTGAAATTATATCATCAATAACAAAATCATTGGATAATGAGCTTAATGACGAAATTTTTTTGGTTAAAAAAATAAAAGAATTAGGGATGAAAGTAGTTGTTATTACTGATGGTATTAGAGGAGCATGGGGATTTGATGGAGATCAGATTTTACATGTAGACGCACTTGTAAGAAAGGCTGTTGATACAACTGGAGCAGGAGATGCATTTACAGGAGCATTTCTAGCGGCTCATTTGAAAGATAAAAGCCTTGAAGAAGCTTTAAAATGGGGGATTATAAATAGTAGCAATTCTGTGACTGAATATGGCGGACAAAAAGGATTGCTATCGCAAGAAAAAATTGAAGAATTAATTTCACAAGTTAATATAGAAAAATTGTTATAATATATTGTTTGTCTTATGGGTCTTTTTTCTAAATTATTTTCTAAAAATAGTGCAGGTTATTATTTAGCGCTTGATATAGGCACTGAAGTTGCCAAAGCGCTTGTTTTTGAGATTGATGTTCAAGAGAAAAAAGTTACAATTATTGGTGTTGGAAAAGAAAGACAAAAAAGAGGCAATATGCAAAGCGGAGCTGTTTCTGATATTTCAGGTGTTATAGAAACATGCCAAAGCACAATAAATAAAGCGCTTAAGGATGCAAAAATTAAAAAAATAAAAAAAGCAGTTGTAGGTATTGCCGGAGAATTAGTGAAGGGCACAACCACTACTGTTCATTATGAACGAAGAAAACCCGATTCCCGTATTGATTTTTCAGAATTAAAAAATATAATCCAAAAAGTTCAAATGAAAGCTTACGAACGGATTCAAGAGCAAATTTCTTGGGAAACGGGACAAGATATAGATGTGAAACTTATTAATGCAGCAATTGTAGATGTACGCATAGATGGATATCAAGTAAATAATCCAATTGGATTTCAAGGTAGGGATGTTTCTGTTAGTATTTTCAATGCTTATGCCCCGATGATTCATCTAGGGGCGTTACAAACTATAGCTGATGAATTAAGGATAGATCTTTTAAGTATTTCCGCTGAGCCTTATGCAGTTGCGCATAGCATTGATTATGAAGATGTTTTGGATTTTAATGCTATATTTATAGATGTCGGAGGAGGCACAACTGATATTGCAGTTGTTCGAAATGGAGGTTTGGAGGGTACGAAAATGTTTGCATTTGGGGGAAGAGCATTTACAAAAAAATTAGCCCAAGAACTAAGAATAGATTTTGATGAAGCTGAGGAGCTTAAGATAAAATATGCCGAAGGGAAACTTGGCAGTGATGTAAGTTTTAAAATAGAGCAAATCCTGCAAAATGACTGTTCGGTTTGGCTTAGTGGTGTAGAGCTTTCACTTTCTGAATTTTCAGATAGTGATGTTTTACCCTCAAAAATACTACTATGTGGAGGAGGGTCGGGTCTTCCTGGCATTAAAAAAGCATTAGCTTCTCCTGATTGGTTAAAAAATTTGCCATTTGCTAAAATTCCAGTGGTTAATTATTTGCAACCAAGGGATATAACTAATGTTAGGGATAATACAAATGAGCTAAAAAATCCTCAAGATGTTACGCCTATGGCGTTGTCAAATTTAGTCTTAGACATAAAAGGTGAAGAAAAAATAATGGCAGGAATATTAAGAAGAATTCTGTATTCAATGCAAGATAGATAGCTAAGTGAATTGTCAATTTTATTAAGTTTAAAATTAATATTATTTTATGCATCATACATTTTATATAGATATTGATGACGAAATTTCATCTGTGATAGATAGATTGAAAAAATCAATGGCGAAGAATAATTATTTTGTTGTACCCCCAAGGGCTCTCTTTATGCAGAGTATTGTTAATTTAAAATTATTAAAGCGCGAAGCTGATAAATGCGGTAAAAAAGTTATTATTGTCACGCAAGATGAGCTTGGTTCTTCAATGGCACAAAGAGCAAGTATAGAGGTTAGGCCAACATTAGAAGGTCTTGAGCCTGTTTATTTAGAAAATACAGAAGAAGACTATTTTGAATATAATGAATCAAATCTGGATGAAAATAATATGATCACTAAAGAAAATAAAAGCAAACAAGTACGTCTTAGTAGTATAGGCTCTAGCGATTTTTATGATTTATCTTCTGATTTTGAAAATAAAGAAAATAAAAATATAACTGCAAAATCTCAATCAAGAAAAGTGATTATAAATCCAGCTAATCACATTCATAGGCCTGAAAAAAATGCAAAAAAAGTAACTGTTGATAATTTAGTGCATCAGAAAGTCCCCCAAGATAAGTCTTATAAAAAAAATCAACCAATATTTTTTTTGGACAAGTCTTCCAAGGGCATTAATTATGATATTTTTCAAAAAAAACATCATAATACTGAAAAGCTGGATTCTTATAAAGAAAAAACTTTGGAAAAGATATTTTCTTCTTTGTCGCATGAAAAAGTTGAACCCGTTGTTCATAAAACTAAAAAAATTGGTAAAAAATCTAAAAAAATATTTGTTATTTTTATGTTGCTTTGCTTGATAATACCATTAAGTGTTGCAGCTTATCTTTTTTTGCCCAGTGCTAAAATAAACATAATACCAGATATCAGAAAAAATAAAATTGAAACAAATATTCATGCTTCAAATTCAGTACAGGCAGATGATAAAAATATCCCTATTCGCATAATAGATAAAACGCATGAAATCAGTTTGCCATATGATGTTATGGGAAAAAGTTCTACTTCCGGTAAAAAAGCGAAAGGAAGCGTTGTTATATACAATGAATATAGTTCATCTCCTCAAACTTTAATTGCTACCACTAGGTTAGAATCACCAGACGGAAAGATATTTCGTCTTACAAAAAATGTAGTTGTTCCTGGTACTACTACAATAGGAGGATCATTACAGCCAGGTGCCATAGAAGCTGAAGTTATAGCTGATCAATCAGGAGCTGAATATAACATAGAAGAAACTAGATTTACAATACCTGGATTTTCTGGCGGACCGAAATTTGACAAATTTTATGCAAAATCATCTGTGCCAATGACAAATGGTGCTTCAAGTGGTGGCGATGAGCCCTTTGCCCTAAGTCAGCAGGATATTGATAATGCGAAGACGAAAACTGAAGCTGCTATAAAAGAAAAAATCAGCGAAATTATTTCAAGCGAACTTCAAG
Encoded here:
- a CDS encoding carbohydrate kinase family protein produces the protein MKIICIGSSTKDVFFPIDGGLIMETPEDLEAQRKIAFELGAKYQLANVRHEAVGGCAANVACGLARLSIKSFCCTRVGNDQSGKWIKDELKKEGVETDLIQTDEKCQSDLSFILDHLPSGDKIIFSDRDSNEKLEILTEEIERVDTKWIFISSLNGNQEESWENKIDKILKIAKENDLKLAFNPGQKNIKKDPQKVVAAAGQSQILIVNKDEAIEIISSITKSLDNELNDEIFLVKKIKELGMKVVVITDGIRGAWGFDGDQILHVDALVRKAVDTTGAGDAFTGAFLAAHLKDKSLEEALKWGIINSSNSVTEYGGQKGLLSQEKIEELISQVNIEKLL
- a CDS encoding cell division FtsA domain-containing protein, which codes for MGLFSKLFSKNSAGYYLALDIGTEVAKALVFEIDVQEKKVTIIGVGKERQKRGNMQSGAVSDISGVIETCQSTINKALKDAKIKKIKKAVVGIAGELVKGTTTTVHYERRKPDSRIDFSELKNIIQKVQMKAYERIQEQISWETGQDIDVKLINAAIVDVRIDGYQVNNPIGFQGRDVSVSIFNAYAPMIHLGALQTIADELRIDLLSISAEPYAVAHSIDYEDVLDFNAIFIDVGGGTTDIAVVRNGGLEGTKMFAFGGRAFTKKLAQELRIDFDEAEELKIKYAEGKLGSDVSFKIEQILQNDCSVWLSGVELSLSEFSDSDVLPSKILLCGGGSGLPGIKKALASPDWLKNLPFAKIPVVNYLQPRDITNVRDNTNELKNPQDVTPMALSNLVLDIKGEEKIMAGILRRILYSMQDR